AATATCAAGGAGTTATTCATTGGGAAAACGTGGCAAACGATCCTCTCGCCATTCAATTTGTTTTTGTCAGAAGTACTATTGGAATTACTGGGATTGATAAATATTTTTATCAAAATTACCAAGGCGTCGTCACACATAATCTCGCACCTGGAATTTATCATGTATTTAAAGCCAATGAAGATGGTTACTTGCAAGCTGAGGCACTGTGGAACGTGGTTAGCCGTTTATCTTTGCATCCTGAAGTGGCTTTTGATGTTGAAACGGCCATGGGTGAGCCGCCTGCTAGTGTTTTAAAAGAATTGACGAAGTTAGTAGAACGCTATAATCAATTATCAAACAGTAAAAATATTATCTACACCAATCCCAATTTTTGGAAAAATTTTATTGATGTGGATTTT
This genomic interval from Legionellales bacterium contains the following:
- a CDS encoding glycoside hydrolase family 25 protein produces the protein MQNGIDVSEYQGVIHWENVANDPLAIQFVFVRSTIGITGIDKYFYQNYQGVVTHNLAPGIYHVFKANEDGYLQAEALWNVVSRLSLHPEVAFDVETAMGEPPASVLKELTKLVERYNQLSNSKNIIYTNPNFWKNFIDVDFSDRCALWISEYGVSYPQIPLGWRDWKYWQYSQTGTISGIQGAVDLNYRNTSAANAKLTKPL